The DNA region CAATCTGGATGGTCTCGCCAGTCTGCGGGTTGCGGCCGGTGCGGGCAGCGCGGTCGGTACGCTCAACGGCGAGCCAGCCCGGGATGGTGATCTTCTCGCCAGCGGCGACGGAGCTCTCGAAGGTCGAGAACAGCGCGTCGAGCACGTTGTTCACGGCAGCCTGGCTGGTTTCAGCCTTGGCAGCAACTTCAGCGACGAGCTCACTACGGTTCTTAGCCATGTATGTCCTCCTGGACCTCGGATCGAGCTAAAACACGGGGTGCGTTCTAACCACTGTTCGAAAACATACCAGCTAGACCCGTATTGGCCAGCAAAATCGCCGAGATTTCCGCGGAATTTGGCGGTTTTCCCCATGTTTTCCACAGTTTTTGGTCATAATTTCGCTCAGAGAGTAGCGAATGCTTCGGGCGCGGCGGGTCTTGACAGGCTCCTGCCTGCGGAGTTGAGTCGGTCTAGACCAACCGCTCAACCGGCCATTCACTTTCAAGAATCGGAAAAATCATGGAATACACCCACCTTGGCCGTAGCGGCCTCAAAGTCTCACGTCTTGTCCTGGGCACCATGAACTTTGGCCCCGTTA from Renibacterium salmoninarum ATCC 33209 includes:
- a CDS encoding HU family DNA-binding protein, which gives rise to MAKNRSELVAEVAAKAETSQAAVNNVLDALFSTFESSVAAGEKITIPGWLAVERTDRAARTGRNPQTGETIQIAAGHSVKLTAGSKLKAAVAVAKKAPAKKAPAKKK